The sequence below is a genomic window from Aureispira sp. CCB-E.
TTGACTGTACGTATGAATTGTTTCCTCTTGCAACGATAAAAGATTTTCCTAAATTATTGCAACGAGAGTCTAATTTGTCGGGTTTAAATGTGACGATTCCTTACAAACAAGCTGTCATTCCTTTTTTGGATCAATTGAGCCCTCAAGCATCTCAAGTAGGCGCTGTAAATACAATTCAGTTTATTGATAACAAGCTTATTGGGCACAATACAGATATCTATGGTTTCCAGACTTCTTTAGAGCGAAACTTAACCATTCAACAGGCTACTTCAAAAGCATTGATTTTAGGTACAGGAGGTGCTTCTAAAGCTGTTGCCTATGCCCTTCAACAAATGAATATTTCTTATCAGTATGTCTCTAGAGCTAAAGAAAATGCTTTGCGCTATGAGATTCTTTCCCCCGAATTATTACAACAACATTTAATCATCATTAATACCACACCTTTAGGTATGGCTCCCAAAGTAGAAACCTGTCCTTTGTTGCCTTATATGGCTCTTGGACAGCAACATATTTTGTTTGATTTGGTTTATAATCCTGAACAAACATTGTTTCTCAAAAAAGGAGCTGCGCAAGGTGCAACAATCCTCAATGGTTTAGAGATGCTACACTTACAAGCAGATCGAGCTTGGGATATTTGGAACAATGGTGAGCATCTTATTCATACGTAACACACAAACGATTTTTTAGTACACAATTAGTCTCTTTTCTAAACAAGAAATAACTATAAACAAGAACGTCTACTATTATGGCTAAAGTTGATTTTTCGGATACAGCTATCGCTTTTGAGCGTAAATCCAATAAAGAGTTAAAACAAACGGCTTGGTTGTTTAAAATGATGAACAACAATTTTTTGGTAAATATTGGTAGTAATATGACCTTATTGGCTTTAAAACTAAGAATGCCTATCAAAGGAATTATAAAGAAAACTATTTTTAAACAATTCTGTGGTGGTGCGACCTTAGACGAATGTAGAAAAAGTATTCAGGAACTAGGTGTATACCAAGTTGCTTCTATCTTGGACTATGGAGCAGAAGGGAAAGAAGATGATGCCGCTTTTGATCTTACCGTTGAAGAATCAGTCAAATCAATTCGTTTTGCTGCCCAACAAGATACCGTGCCTGTTATTAGTTGCAAAGTAACTGGATTGGCTCAAAATGAGTTATTAGAAAAAATGACCGCTCAAAAAACACTTTCCGAAAAAGAAACTGCTCAATATCAAAAAGCACTGGATCGCTTGGATAAGATTTGCAAAGAAGCTTACGACAATAAAGTGGCCTTATTTATTGATGCGGAAGAAAGTTGGATTCAAGATGCTATTGATGACATGACTGATATCATGATGGAGCGCTATAACAAAAAGTATGTAACGATTTACAATACGTTTCAGATGTATCGCCATGATCGACTAGCTTTTCTAAAAAAATCTTTTGCGCTGGCCCAAGAAAAGGGGTATATTTTGGGAGCCAAGCTAGTCCGTGGGGCTTATATGGAAAAAGAACGTCAACGTGCTTCCGACAAAGGGTACCCTTCTCCTATTCAGCCTAATAAAGCGGCGACAGATACAGATTATAATGCTGCTGTTAAATTTTGTGTAGAAAACTACCAACAAATTGCCTCTTGTGTGGCTTCTCATAACGAATACAGTACTCAATACCAACTAGAGCTCATGGAGAAAATGAATATTTCTAAAAAACATACTCATTTTAATTTTTGTCAATTATATGGTATGAGTGATAATTTGACGTTTAACTTAGCCAAAGCAGGGTATAATGTCGCTAAATATATTCCTTTTGGTCCTGTTAAAGATGTGATTCCTTATCTTATCCGTCGAGCACAAGAAAATTCCTCTGTCGATGGTGAAGTTAGTCGAGAATTGGGTATGATTAATAAGGAACTGAGACGTAGAAAGAACGCTTAATAATTATTATTGTTAGTTTATTCAAATATCAAATCTTGATAAAACGTTAAAGTTTCTTGCTCTAAACCCTCAGTAATGACTTCTATTTCGTTTAAAATAGAGAGCAAGCATGTAATTCGGGTATCTGTCTTGTAAAATTTATTAATCACAATTGTTTTACGTTCGTTTACAATACAATACCCCGAATTAAAGTGTCCTTTTTCGTAAATAATCTTATAACCTATTTCTTTAAATAAGTTTTCTAGCTTTTTTAAATTAGTAGAAGTATATTTGAGTTTACTTTTAGCCATCTTTTCTTTTGAAGTTTTGTTTAATCTAATAGTTAGCTGCACTGCTACTTCGTGGTCGTTGAAAAACTTTATCAGTTTAGCTGCGCTGCTACTTCGTGGTACTTCATGAGCACTTTTTAGTTGATAATCAAAAACCTGTACATTTTCAAACTAATATTAATGTACTTTTTTATCTTTTTGATAAAAAGTAAAAAACTAAGCTTGCCGAGTAGGCTTATGCTAGTAGCGCAAAAGCCCAAGGTCATGAGCGTAGCAAACTACTATTAATCTAAAACAATAAAAAAAATCACATTCACTTAGTTTACTTTGTGTGTACTGAGAACATGCCAAAATGTTATATTTTTTTCAAAAAAGCAAATTCCCAATGAAATTATCAATAATTATTCTGCTGCTACTAGGCAGCTTTGTTCATAACTTATCCGCTCAAACCAAAGAAGAAGAAGGGCGTTTTACAGCTTCTATTGTAGCTGGAGTCAATATTTCTCAAATTGATGGGGATGATGCTTGGGGCTATAGAAAAGTTGGCTTTAATGGAGGTGCCAGAGGTGGTATTCTTTTTGGCGAGCGCATGGAGCTCTGTACAGAAATTTTATTTTCCCAAAAAGGATCTGTT
It includes:
- the aroE gene encoding shikimate dehydrogenase (AroE; catalyzes the conversion of shikimate to 3-dehydroshikimate), with product MKKFGLIGRHLQHSFSPAYFAHKFKQAAIIDCTYELFPLATIKDFPKLLQRESNLSGLNVTIPYKQAVIPFLDQLSPQASQVGAVNTIQFIDNKLIGHNTDIYGFQTSLERNLTIQQATSKALILGTGGASKAVAYALQQMNISYQYVSRAKENALRYEILSPELLQQHLIIINTTPLGMAPKVETCPLLPYMALGQQHILFDLVYNPEQTLFLKKGAAQGATILNGLEMLHLQADRAWDIWNNGEHLIHT
- a CDS encoding proline dehydrogenase family protein: MAKVDFSDTAIAFERKSNKELKQTAWLFKMMNNNFLVNIGSNMTLLALKLRMPIKGIIKKTIFKQFCGGATLDECRKSIQELGVYQVASILDYGAEGKEDDAAFDLTVEESVKSIRFAAQQDTVPVISCKVTGLAQNELLEKMTAQKTLSEKETAQYQKALDRLDKICKEAYDNKVALFIDAEESWIQDAIDDMTDIMMERYNKKYVTIYNTFQMYRHDRLAFLKKSFALAQEKGYILGAKLVRGAYMEKERQRASDKGYPSPIQPNKAATDTDYNAAVKFCVENYQQIASCVASHNEYSTQYQLELMEKMNISKKHTHFNFCQLYGMSDNLTFNLAKAGYNVAKYIPFGPVKDVIPYLIRRAQENSSVDGEVSRELGMINKELRRRKNA